One segment of Glandiceps talaboti chromosome 21, keGlaTala1.1, whole genome shotgun sequence DNA contains the following:
- the LOC144451202 gene encoding salivary C-type lectin 2-like: protein MDLKLALVFAYGLSCAFADPDNPYEGQYQGSCYLELNEPDCDCRVYHFFCEQNSERIHSYYEVASRFCLKNYHGLARLQSEQQHNAIVWYIKDNALDDNSCITKHGFWIGLDDRDEEGDFVWLGDTVRDGLCEPGDYSNWASGEPNNNIKKNDPGGQDCVQLWFRRGGLWDDEYCNVRPKGGVCEERYPHCHDVPGWIPACPNWAMDG from the exons ATGGATTTGAAGTTAGCTCTTGTGTTTGCATATGGACTGTCCTGTGCTTTTGCTGATCCTGATAATCCCTACGAGGGG CAATATCAAG GTAGCTGCTATTTAGAACTGAACGAACCAGACTGTGATTGCAGGGTCTATCATTTCTTCTGTGAACAAAACAGTGAACGGATCCATTCTTACTATGAGGTAGCAAGCCGGTTCTGCCTCAAAAACTATCATGGCCTTGCAAGACTGCAAAGTGAGCAACAACACAACGCCATTGTTTGGTACATCAAAGACAATGCTTTGGACGACAACTCATGTATTACCAAACACGGCTTCTGGATAGGTTTGGATGATAGAGATGAGGAAGGTGATTTTGTATGGCTGGGAGACACAGTTCGTGATGGACTGTGTGAGCCTGGAGACTACAGCAACTGGGCATCTGGCGAGCCaaataataacattaaaaaGAATGACCCAGGTGGACAAGACTGCGTTCAATTATG GTTCAGACGTGGTGGACTGTGGGATGATGAATATTGCAATGTGAGACCAAAAGGTGGTGTGTGTGAGGAACGCT ATCCGCATTGTCATGATGTCCCAGGATGGATACCCGCATGTCCCAACTGGGCCATGGATGGTTAG
- the LOC144451147 gene encoding ATP-binding cassette sub-family F member 3-like, whose product MATHCEILRQSFPSMDTELFQYVNGILEDGSDDFSSPDDLYEAVGDMLQEVAQDKSDDDIRDICSQLMKVMSIEKQDDEMSNGGMILLDAPVHLGEVVQKQSDVETDKGIWLVQKDNYSVVDKKKLEKAEAKLKAKQERRSLREDVKPGVSLGAEASASQVIDRKESRMDSAGGKSRDIKIENFDIAFGDKVLLTGANLNLVFGRRYGLVGRNGLGKTTLLRLISTGELRIPSHVRTLHVEQEVVGDDTLALDSVLECDEVRESLLKAERDLNEKIQATSPGSTDSSLSSQLSEVYAKLEDIEADKAPSRASVILAGLGFSPEMQTQKTREFSGGWRMRLALARALFSTPDLLLLDEPTNMLDLKAIFWLENYLQNWPTTLLVVSHDRNFLNCTATDCIHLHSQRLDNYKGDFETFLRTMTEKLKNQQREYEAQQREREHIQAFIDRFRYNANRAALVQSKIKLIERMPELKPVTRESEVILRLPEMQEKLSPPILQLDEVEFYYNKDKPIFHKIDVSAGLDARICIVGENGTGKTTLLKILLGELSPVKGIRHVHRNLKIGYFSQHHVDQLEMECTSLELMASRFKGHPSEVYRHQLGGFGVSGDLALRQVSSLSGGQKSRVAFAIMCMTNPNFYILDEPTNHLDMETIEALGKALNKFKGGVILVSHDERLIRMICKELWVCGNGTVRQVEGGFDEYKKIIEAEFLLTQ is encoded by the exons TTATTTCAATATGTGAACG GTATACTAGAGGATGGATCAGATGACTTCTCATCACCGGATGATCTCTATGAGGCTGTGGGAGACATGTTACAAGAAGTCGCCCAAGATAAAAGTGATGACGATATCAGAGATATATGCAGTCAGTTAATGAAGGTCATGTCCAT AGAAAAGCAAGATGATGAGATGAGCAATGGCGGTATGATATTATTAGATGCCCCAGTCCATCTCGGTGAAGTTGTACAAAAACAAA GTGATGTTGAAACTGATAAAGGAATATGGCTTGTTCAGAAAGATAATTATTCA GTTGTAGATAAGAAGAAATTAGAGAAGGCAGAAGCCAAACTAAAGGCCAAACAGGAAAGAAGATCACTGAGAGAGGATGTCAAGCCTGG CGTGTCTCTCGGTGCTGAAGCCTCTGCCAGTCAAGTCATTGATAGAAAGGAAAGCCGCATGGATTCGGCCGGCGGCAAGTCACGTGACATCAAGATTGAAAACTTTGACATTGCATTTGGAGATAA AGTTCTTCTTACTGGAGCTAATCTAAATCTAGTCTTTGGTAGACGCTATGGTTTAGTTGGCAGAAATGGACTTGGAAAAACTACGTTACTCCGCCTTATATCAAC GGGTGAACTGAGAATTCCATCTCATGTACGTACACTACATGTTGAACAAGAAGTGGTCGGAGATGACACCCTTGCATTGGACAGTGTATTGGAATGTGATGAAGTTAGAGAATCACTTCTCAAAGCTGAGAGAGActtaaatgaaaaaatacaagCAACAAG TCCCGGATCAACAGACAGTTCACTGAGTTCGCAACTATCTGAAGTCTATGCAAAATTAGAAGATATAGAGGCTGATAAAGCGCCATCACG GGCTTCAGTCATTCTAGCAGGTTTGGGATTTTCACCAGAAATGCAGACACAGAAAACTAG AGAATTTTCAGGTGGATGGAGGATGAGGCTGGCATTAGCAAGGGCATTGTTTTCAACTCCTGATTTACTACTTCTTGATGAACCCACCAACATGTTAGATCTCAAAGCTATATTCTGGCTTGAAAATTACCTACAG AACTGGCCCACTACTTTACTGGTAGTATCTCATGACCGTAATTTCTTGAACTGTACAGCCACAgattgtatacatttacactctCAGAGATTAGATAACTATAAAGGAGACTTTGAAACATTTCTAAGAACTATGACGgagaaattaaaaaatcaacAACGTGAATATGAGGCACAGCAAAGAGAACGGGAACACATACAG GCCTTTATTGATAGATTTAGATACAATGCCAACAGAGCAGCTCTTGTCCAAAGTAAAATTAAACTTATAGAAAGAAT GCCAGAATTGAAACCAGTGACAAGGGAAAGTGAAGTTATACTGAG GTTACCAGAAATGCAAGAAAAATTGTCACCTCCTATACTCCAGTTAGATGAGGTGGAATTTTACTACAATAAAGACAAgccaatatttcataaaattgatgTATCAGCAGGGCTTGATGCAAGGATTTGTATA GTTGGTGAAAATGGTACAGGTAAAACAACTCTACTAAAGATACTGCTTGGAGAATTATCACCAGTGAAAGGTATTCGACATGTCCACAGGAATCTGAAAATCGGATATTTTAGTCAGCATCACGTAGACCAACTTGAAATGGAGTGTACATCATTAGAACTTATGGCTTCCAGGTTCAAAG GTCACCCATCAGAAGTATATCGACATCAGCTTGGTGGGTTTGGTGTATCAGGAGACTTAGCTCTCAGACAAGTATCAAGTTTATCTGGTGGACAGAAAAGTAGAGTTGCATTTGCAATTATGTGTATGACAAA TCCTAatttctacatacttgatgaaCCTACCAATCATTTGGATATGGAAACTATAGAAGCACTTGGAAAAGCTCTCAATAAATTTAAG GGAGGCGTAATTCTCGTATCCCATGACGAAAGACTGATTCGTATGATTTGCAAGGAATTGTGGGTATGTGGTAATGGAACCGTTCGACAAGTTGAAGGAGGTTTCGACGAATACAAGAAAATAATAGAGGCCGAGTTTTTACTCACCCAATGA